In Psychrobacter sp. JCM 18902, a single window of DNA contains:
- a CDS encoding TetR/AcrR family transcriptional regulator, with product MNVLNSVSAKKPETKRELAKAKTRHTLLKSALQLYSVEGALGMSMNKIAKGAGIAQPSFYNHFDSLDALQQVLGEQLKGNYLSPMRMAWVDMLKDYPTLSKEDFNERCQECLTLIFDAAFQNITLFQRLLEDSLRFDSNIERNGLGSLIIEIREEWTKIFIEGLQSAECSFDESDVHLCVDIAAAQVHELILGCHQQRYSRQQAIEILCKNFDGLFNSFFAKDKRRVNG from the coding sequence GTGAATGTACTTAACAGCGTAAGTGCTAAAAAACCGGAAACAAAACGCGAGCTGGCAAAGGCGAAAACGCGTCATACGTTACTAAAAAGTGCCTTGCAGCTGTATAGCGTAGAGGGCGCTCTTGGTATGAGCATGAATAAAATCGCGAAAGGTGCAGGTATTGCTCAGCCAAGTTTTTATAATCATTTTGATAGTTTAGATGCGTTGCAGCAGGTGTTAGGCGAGCAACTTAAAGGCAACTATTTATCACCAATGCGCATGGCGTGGGTAGATATGCTTAAAGACTATCCAACGCTGTCTAAAGAGGATTTCAATGAGCGTTGTCAGGAATGCCTAACATTGATTTTTGATGCCGCCTTTCAAAACATCACTTTATTTCAACGTTTGCTCGAAGACAGTCTGCGCTTTGATTCAAACATAGAACGTAACGGGTTGGGAAGTCTAATCATAGAGATAAGAGAGGAGTGGACTAAGATATTTATAGAGGGATTGCAGTCAGCCGAGTGCTCTTTTGACGAATCTGACGTTCATCTCTGTGTCGATATCGCTGCCGCCCAAGTACATGAATTGATATTGGGCTGTCATCAACAGCGTTATTCACGGCAGCAAGCCATTGAGATATTGTGCAAAAACTTTGATGGACTTTTTAACAGTTTTTTCGCCAAAGACAAGCGCAGAGTAAATGGCTAG
- a CDS encoding molybdopterin oxidoreductase family protein, translating to MASEKSHKDEQTHFRTCNLCEAMCGIVIKHDGKKVLSIKGDKDDPFSKGYICPKATALQDLHEDSDRLRHPVERTANGWKEIGWAEALDKVAAGIQSVQKKHGQNAFGIYLGNPNVHNLGGMLTIKHLLTSIKTRSRFSATSIDQLPHHIVSMHLFGHMLRIPVPDVNRTQYMLIIGGNPLASNGSIMTAPNMRQKLKDIKAGGGKVVVIDPRRTETADIASEHHFIRPATDVLLLLAMLNEIYLQGYADKARANNNRAAALAPEIARLADFAKDYSAESVADITGIAADEIKRLVKEFCEAESSVCYGRMGVSVQEFGLLSQYLIMLINIVTGRLDEVGGLMFPNPAVDVVNNSGPGYLGKRHSRMSNLPDFNGDYPVVAMADEMLVGGAGQLKGFMTVAGNPVLSTPNGEKLDTAFANLDFMVAIDYFVTETSRHAHIILPPVSPLERDHYDVTFNNFAVHNVAKYSKALFAKQRSAKHDWQIYLELAKRLDKKAVLATKVERLLIKVLGPKFVLNQGLKRGPYKGLNLKKLKKNPHGIDLGSLKTMLPQALKHKDKQIHLNVDFYQADLERVQEVMQDYDDKQILLIGRRHVRSNNSWLHNSYRLVKGKPRCTLMLHPETAKEYGIEDGQNVKVTSRVGSVTIVAEVTDELMPNVVSIPHGWGHGRKGVKQKIAQAHAGVSVNDLTDDTLIDQLSGNAAVNGVPVQLEAIPPEVVDLETADSDVNFDMESGSAA from the coding sequence ATGGCTAGTGAAAAGAGTCACAAGGATGAACAAACACATTTTAGAACCTGCAACTTATGTGAAGCAATGTGCGGAATTGTCATCAAGCACGATGGGAAAAAAGTATTATCGATTAAAGGCGATAAAGATGATCCATTTTCTAAAGGGTATATTTGTCCAAAAGCGACTGCTTTGCAAGACTTGCATGAAGACAGTGATCGCCTGCGTCATCCCGTTGAGAGAACGGCTAACGGTTGGAAAGAGATTGGCTGGGCTGAGGCGTTAGATAAGGTGGCAGCTGGTATTCAGTCGGTACAGAAAAAACATGGTCAAAACGCTTTCGGTATTTATCTAGGCAATCCTAATGTCCATAATTTGGGCGGCATGTTAACCATTAAGCATCTATTAACCAGTATCAAGACGCGCAGTCGCTTTTCTGCGACTTCCATCGACCAGTTACCGCATCACATTGTTAGCATGCATCTGTTCGGGCATATGCTGCGCATCCCTGTGCCTGACGTCAATCGTACCCAATATATGCTCATCATTGGTGGCAATCCGCTGGCGTCTAACGGCAGTATCATGACCGCACCAAATATGCGCCAAAAGCTAAAAGATATCAAAGCAGGTGGTGGTAAAGTGGTGGTGATTGATCCACGCCGCACCGAAACAGCCGACATTGCTAGCGAGCATCATTTTATTCGTCCAGCGACCGATGTTTTGCTCTTGCTTGCCATGCTCAATGAAATTTATCTCCAAGGGTATGCGGACAAGGCACGCGCTAACAATAATAGAGCAGCGGCGCTCGCGCCAGAGATTGCACGCCTTGCAGACTTTGCTAAAGACTATAGCGCCGAGTCCGTTGCTGATATTACTGGCATTGCGGCAGATGAGATTAAACGACTGGTCAAAGAATTTTGTGAAGCCGAAAGCTCGGTTTGTTATGGGCGCATGGGCGTCTCGGTGCAAGAGTTTGGCTTATTAAGCCAGTATCTGATTATGCTGATTAATATTGTCACAGGTCGCTTGGATGAAGTGGGTGGTCTGATGTTCCCCAATCCTGCGGTCGACGTGGTCAATAACTCAGGCCCAGGTTATTTAGGTAAGCGTCATAGCCGCATGAGTAACTTGCCTGATTTTAATGGCGATTATCCCGTTGTGGCAATGGCGGATGAGATGCTGGTAGGAGGCGCGGGCCAGTTAAAAGGCTTTATGACTGTCGCGGGCAACCCTGTACTCAGTACGCCGAATGGTGAAAAGTTAGATACGGCGTTTGCCAACTTAGACTTTATGGTCGCTATTGACTACTTTGTCACAGAAACCAGCCGTCATGCGCATATTATTTTGCCGCCGGTATCGCCACTAGAGCGCGATCATTATGACGTCACCTTTAACAATTTTGCCGTCCATAACGTCGCCAAATATTCAAAGGCATTGTTTGCTAAGCAAAGAAGCGCTAAACATGATTGGCAAATCTACTTAGAGTTAGCAAAACGCTTGGATAAAAAAGCCGTACTTGCAACCAAAGTCGAACGTTTATTAATAAAAGTTTTGGGTCCGAAATTTGTGCTTAATCAAGGTCTGAAACGTGGGCCTTATAAGGGTCTCAATCTAAAGAAATTGAAGAAAAATCCGCATGGTATTGATTTGGGATCGCTCAAAACCATGCTGCCACAAGCGTTAAAACACAAAGACAAGCAGATTCATCTTAATGTTGATTTTTATCAAGCAGATTTAGAGCGCGTACAGGAGGTGATGCAGGACTATGATGACAAGCAAATTCTATTGATTGGTCGTCGTCATGTACGCAGCAATAATTCGTGGCTACACAACAGCTATCGCTTGGTAAAAGGTAAGCCGCGCTGTACTTTGATGTTACATCCTGAAACAGCGAAAGAGTACGGTATTGAGGATGGTCAAAACGTAAAAGTCACGTCGCGTGTGGGTAGTGTGACGATCGTAGCAGAAGTGACGGATGAGCTGATGCCAAATGTCGTGAGTATCCCTCATGGGTGGGGTCACGGCCGCAAAGGAGTAAAACAAAAAATCGCTCAAGCGCATGCGGGCGTCAGTGTCAATGATTTGACAGACGATACCTTAATTGATCAGCTAAGTGGCAATGCGGCAGTCAATGGTGTACCAGTACAATTGGAAGCAATCCCGCCAGAAGTGGTTGATTTGGAGACGGCTGATTCTGATGTTAATTTTGATATGGAATCAGGGAGCGCTGCATAA
- a CDS encoding D-amino acid dehydrogenase — MTHIAVLGAGVVGVTTAWYLRQAGYDVTVIEREPAAGMQTSFANGGQISVSHATPWSNPAAPMKALKWLFREDAPLLYRLRADKAQLKWAMQFLQECRADKADANLVQMVRLGLYSRDALQQLRADIGIDYEQQTRGIMHFYTNQAEFDAAIAPTERMQALGCERHVIDINNAVNLEPALYPIAHKLKGATYTSRDESGNAHLFTQRLAERCIEAGVKFLYDTEILALNTDAHSARPHIHSITIQPKGENAQTFSADSHVLALGSYSVSLLRPLGIHAPIFPAKGYSATYQINPRAPHLAPFVSLIDDEFKLVTSRLGDKLRVAGTAEFNGYNLDLNSTRCAAITRRVQQLFPKGIIANSVQYWTGLRPMTPSNVPLIGRAHRGQVRHGSHNMDAGFDNLWLNTGHGTLGWTHACGSAQAISLLIQGETPPVDFDFVGLGT, encoded by the coding sequence ATGACCCATATTGCGGTACTCGGAGCGGGCGTGGTGGGCGTGACCACCGCATGGTATCTTCGCCAAGCAGGCTACGATGTGACCGTCATTGAGCGTGAACCAGCGGCCGGTATGCAGACCTCATTTGCCAATGGTGGGCAAATATCTGTCTCGCACGCAACCCCTTGGTCAAACCCTGCGGCTCCAATGAAAGCCCTTAAATGGCTGTTTCGCGAGGATGCGCCGCTGTTGTATCGCTTGCGTGCTGATAAGGCGCAGCTCAAATGGGCGATGCAGTTTTTGCAAGAATGCCGGGCAGATAAAGCCGATGCCAATTTGGTACAAATGGTACGTTTAGGCTTGTATTCACGAGATGCCCTACAACAGCTGCGTGCTGATATTGGTATTGATTACGAGCAGCAAACGCGCGGTATTATGCATTTTTATACCAATCAAGCGGAATTTGATGCCGCCATTGCGCCAACGGAGCGCATGCAAGCGTTAGGCTGTGAGCGTCATGTCATCGATATCAATAATGCCGTTAACCTAGAGCCTGCGCTTTACCCTATTGCTCATAAGCTAAAAGGCGCTACTTATACCAGCCGTGATGAATCGGGTAATGCCCATTTATTTACCCAGCGCTTAGCCGAGCGCTGCATCGAGGCTGGCGTTAAGTTTTTATACGATACCGAGATTCTGGCGTTAAACACTGACGCCCATTCTGCTCGCCCGCATATCCATAGTATTACCATTCAACCCAAGGGAGAAAACGCGCAAACCTTTAGTGCAGACAGCCATGTACTAGCCCTCGGTAGCTATAGTGTGTCATTACTAAGACCTTTGGGAATACATGCTCCGATATTTCCAGCCAAAGGCTACTCGGCCACTTATCAAATCAACCCCCGCGCCCCGCATCTAGCACCCTTTGTCAGTCTCATTGATGATGAGTTTAAGCTGGTGACATCACGCCTTGGCGACAAGTTACGCGTCGCTGGAACGGCAGAATTTAACGGCTACAATTTGGATTTAAATAGCACGCGCTGTGCAGCCATTACCCGCCGTGTGCAGCAGTTATTTCCTAAAGGTATCATTGCCAATTCTGTGCAATATTGGACAGGGCTACGTCCGATGACCCCATCAAATGTGCCGTTAATTGGGCGCGCGCATAGGGGGCAAGTCCGTCATGGCAGTCATAATATGGATGCTGGTTTTGATAATTTATGGCTCAATACGGGTCATGGTACGCTTGGCTGGACGCATGCTTGCGGTTCGGCGCAGGCGATCAGTTTATTAATACAGGGTGAGACACCACCAGTCGATTTTGATTTTGTTGGCTTAGGAACGTAA
- a CDS encoding YgfZ/GcvT domain-containing protein, with protein sequence MTQSNVSTLSSTLPQFVQLTIQGEDAEKFLQGQLTSDVTKLGLSYQATALSNLKGRIDFGLWIKKQAEKHYDVVISADCAEAFQAHLKKFGAFSKFDTSAPAPIYPCVLDEVPTFSHQEDHNTPTDTQAWMQASLAIGNYWIVAATQGLFQPQELRLHQRGGMDYDKGCYLGQEVIARIYFKSAPKAFLHYVSGAGDVPAAGDKLEKIHVVNTIADDTINGNGFKALVVARPEHLADSELTILDLPPALKADVARQK encoded by the coding sequence ATGACTCAATCAAACGTATCGACCCTCTCATCAACATTGCCACAATTTGTTCAACTAACGATTCAAGGTGAAGATGCAGAAAAATTCTTGCAGGGTCAGCTAACCTCTGATGTCACCAAGCTCGGACTCAGCTATCAAGCAACGGCGCTTAGCAATTTAAAAGGTCGCATTGATTTTGGTCTTTGGATAAAAAAACAAGCCGAAAAGCATTATGATGTGGTTATCAGTGCCGATTGCGCTGAGGCTTTTCAAGCCCATTTAAAAAAGTTCGGTGCCTTTTCAAAATTTGACACCAGTGCGCCCGCGCCCATTTATCCTTGCGTGCTTGATGAGGTGCCAACCTTTAGCCATCAAGAAGACCACAATACGCCAACCGATACCCAAGCGTGGATGCAAGCGAGTCTTGCCATTGGCAACTATTGGATAGTTGCTGCTACACAGGGTCTGTTTCAGCCACAAGAGCTGCGTCTGCATCAGCGCGGCGGTATGGACTATGATAAAGGCTGCTATCTTGGTCAAGAAGTGATTGCCCGTATTTATTTTAAGTCAGCGCCAAAAGCGTTTTTACATTATGTCAGCGGCGCAGGTGACGTGCCAGCAGCCGGTGACAAGCTAGAAAAAATCCATGTGGTTAATACGATTGCCGATGACACTATTAATGGTAATGGTTTTAAAGCATTGGTCGTTGCCCGTCCAGAGCATTTAGCCGATAGTGAGCTTACGATATTAGACTTACCGCCAGCGCTGAAAGCCGATGTTGCACGCCAAAAATAG
- a CDS encoding zinc ribbon domain-containing protein YjdM, with product MSLPNCPKCDAEYTYEDGALLVCPMCAHEWTAAETDAAQAEEQDAVIRDAVGNELQDGDTVTVIKDLKVKGSSIVIKVGTKAKGIRLLPDASDGHDIDCKLDGFGPMKLKSSVVKKA from the coding sequence ATGAGCTTACCCAATTGCCCAAAATGCGATGCTGAATATACGTACGAAGATGGTGCGTTACTAGTATGTCCCATGTGTGCTCATGAATGGACTGCGGCTGAAACCGATGCGGCGCAAGCTGAAGAGCAAGACGCGGTCATTCGTGATGCGGTCGGTAATGAGCTGCAAGATGGCGATACCGTCACCGTGATTAAAGACTTAAAAGTCAAAGGTTCATCGATTGTTATTAAAGTTGGTACCAAAGCAAAAGGTATTCGCCTGCTGCCCGATGCCTCTGATGGTCATGATATTGACTGTAAACTTGATGGCTTTGGGCCAATGAAGCTTAAATCATCTGTTGTCAAAAAAGCATAA
- the hemL gene encoding glutamate-1-semialdehyde 2,1-aminomutase yields the protein MSTKNEQLFAQARKHIPGGVNSPVRAFAGVGGTPIFMHRANGSKIYDTEDNAYIDYVGSWGPMILGHAHPKVIDAVKKAADDGLSFGTPTPFETTVADKICEIVPSVEMIRMTSSGTEATMSAIRLARGYTQRDKIVKFEGCYHGHSDSLLVKAGSGMLDIGEPTSKGVPADFAKHTITIPYNDPQAIKDCFEKWGEEVACVILEPIAGNMNMVIPTQEFHDTLRAECTANGSVLIFDEVMTGFRVGLGGAQAHFGIDPDLTCFGKIIGAGLPVGAFGGKKEVMSCIAPLGGVYQAGTLSGNPLAMRAGIAMFEDLTVDGFYAELAAKVDRLVDGFQAAADKHGINMRTNKLGGMFGMFFVKDNETDTPKNFDDVTECDMTVFNTFFHGMLDRGIYLAPSAYEAGFMSIKHSNEDIDASIKAADEIFAEMAKA from the coding sequence ATGAGCACTAAAAACGAACAGCTATTTGCGCAAGCCCGCAAACATATTCCTGGCGGCGTAAACTCGCCCGTCCGTGCCTTTGCTGGTGTTGGTGGCACGCCTATTTTTATGCACCGTGCTAACGGTAGCAAAATTTATGATACCGAAGACAATGCTTATATCGATTATGTCGGCTCTTGGGGCCCAATGATTTTGGGACACGCACACCCTAAAGTGATTGATGCAGTCAAAAAAGCGGCTGATGATGGTTTAAGTTTTGGTACGCCAACGCCGTTTGAAACGACTGTTGCCGATAAAATTTGCGAAATTGTCCCAAGTGTTGAGATGATTCGTATGACCAGCTCCGGTACAGAAGCGACCATGAGTGCAATTCGTTTGGCTCGTGGCTATACCCAGCGTGACAAAATCGTTAAATTTGAAGGCTGCTATCATGGCCATTCAGATAGCTTGTTAGTAAAAGCAGGTTCGGGCATGCTTGATATTGGCGAGCCAACCTCAAAAGGCGTGCCAGCAGATTTTGCTAAGCACACGATTACGATTCCTTATAATGATCCGCAAGCGATTAAAGATTGCTTTGAGAAATGGGGCGAAGAAGTCGCTTGCGTTATCTTGGAGCCAATCGCGGGCAACATGAACATGGTCATTCCAACACAAGAATTCCATGATACCTTGCGTGCAGAATGTACTGCCAACGGTTCAGTGCTGATCTTTGATGAAGTGATGACGGGCTTTCGTGTTGGTCTGGGCGGCGCACAAGCACATTTCGGCATTGATCCTGATTTGACGTGCTTTGGTAAAATCATCGGTGCAGGTTTGCCAGTTGGTGCTTTCGGTGGTAAAAAAGAAGTGATGTCTTGTATCGCACCACTCGGCGGCGTCTACCAAGCCGGCACATTGTCAGGTAATCCACTGGCAATGCGTGCGGGTATCGCGATGTTCGAAGACTTAACCGTAGATGGCTTTTATGCTGAGTTAGCAGCGAAAGTTGATCGTCTGGTAGATGGTTTTCAAGCGGCGGCTGACAAACACGGCATCAACATGCGTACCAATAAATTGGGCGGTATGTTTGGCATGTTCTTCGTCAAAGACAATGAAACTGACACGCCAAAGAACTTCGATGACGTGACAGAGTGTGACATGACGGTGTTTAACACGTTCTTCCATGGCATGTTGGATCGCGGTATTTATCTGGCACCGTCTGCTTATGAAGCAGGCTTTATGTCAATTAAACACAGCAATGAAGATATTGATGCGTCGATTAAAGCCGCTGACGAGATTTTTGCAGAAATGGCAAAAGCGTAA
- a CDS encoding AMP-binding protein, whose translation MTTSTNDMPSSNTPPLWQASYEKYGIRNNLDVLEGKHNLLDLLQPKIDQHSDSVAFSMGSAVLTFAQLDIASRRFAAFLQAQGISKGDRVAVQLPNILQYAVVLLGCLRAGAVLVNVNPMYTHYELAHQLTDAQASVLIVLDGMTSAYDQLDDAVKAQLSLVVHCSVNPNAAPADNDIALLTQLEPSTNTTRQFNQTNQTTADNAAKNISEHNISFAHIMSAYHAEQYQPVTIEREDLALLQYTGGTTGKPKGAMLTHYNVMANVCQCYAMFGHAIEAGRSEQIKILNPLPLYHIFSFTVCGLLGIYGGWEDILVTNPRDIDGLVNTIEQHRPHVIPSVNTLFIGMLHHPKFANLDFSRLALSIGGGTAIIKAVSDQWQQVTGMIINEGYGMSETAPVISFNPPGIDRFNGSVGLPLAMMDIKIIDEQGATCAIGTRGEVCIKGPQVMRGYWQRDNADTFTKDGYFKSGDIGVLDEHGFLTLVDRKKDMILVSGFNVYPNEVEAALTEHPKVLEVAVVGIADEHSGEVPKAFVVKKDSSLTVEELQSFASERLTGYKRPQSYEFIDELPKTAVGKILRKSLR comes from the coding sequence ATGACTACAAGCACTAATGATATGCCTAGCAGTAATACGCCACCGTTATGGCAAGCCTCATATGAGAAATATGGAATAAGAAATAATTTAGATGTATTAGAGGGAAAGCACAACCTGCTAGATTTGTTGCAACCCAAGATAGATCAGCATAGTGATTCTGTGGCTTTTAGTATGGGGTCTGCCGTCCTTACCTTTGCACAACTGGATATTGCCAGCCGCCGCTTTGCTGCTTTTTTACAAGCACAAGGCATCAGCAAAGGCGATCGTGTCGCTGTGCAATTACCCAATATATTGCAGTATGCCGTGGTGTTACTTGGTTGTCTGCGAGCAGGCGCGGTATTGGTGAATGTCAATCCGATGTATACCCATTATGAATTGGCGCATCAGCTGACGGATGCTCAAGCTAGTGTGCTGATTGTCCTCGATGGTATGACCTCTGCTTACGATCAGTTAGATGATGCAGTCAAAGCGCAACTGTCATTGGTTGTACATTGTTCCGTCAATCCGAATGCTGCACCTGCTGATAACGATATTGCCTTGCTTACCCAACTTGAACCGTCGACCAATACTACTCGTCAATTCAATCAAACCAACCAAACCACAGCCGATAATGCTGCAAAAAATATCTCAGAGCATAATATAAGCTTTGCCCATATTATGAGTGCATACCACGCTGAGCAATATCAGCCTGTTACTATCGAGCGTGAAGATTTAGCTTTATTGCAATATACGGGTGGCACGACCGGCAAGCCAAAAGGCGCGATGCTCACGCATTACAATGTCATGGCCAATGTCTGTCAGTGTTATGCGATGTTTGGTCATGCGATTGAAGCGGGTCGTAGCGAGCAGATTAAAATACTCAATCCGTTGCCGCTCTATCATATCTTCTCATTTACCGTTTGCGGCTTACTAGGCATTTATGGCGGCTGGGAAGATATACTGGTCACCAATCCGCGTGATATCGATGGACTAGTCAATACCATCGAGCAGCATCGTCCGCATGTCATTCCTTCGGTGAATACCTTATTTATTGGTATGCTGCATCATCCAAAGTTTGCCAACCTTGATTTTAGTCGCTTGGCACTATCTATCGGTGGCGGCACCGCAATCATCAAAGCCGTATCTGATCAGTGGCAACAAGTCACTGGTATGATTATCAATGAAGGTTACGGCATGTCCGAAACTGCACCAGTTATCTCTTTTAATCCACCTGGTATAGATCGTTTTAATGGTAGCGTTGGTCTGCCACTTGCGATGATGGATATTAAAATCATTGATGAACAGGGTGCAACTTGTGCAATAGGTACACGGGGCGAGGTTTGTATTAAAGGCCCGCAGGTCATGCGTGGTTATTGGCAACGAGACAATGCAGACACTTTTACAAAGGATGGCTACTTTAAATCGGGTGATATTGGTGTGCTAGATGAACATGGATTTTTGACGCTGGTGGATCGCAAAAAAGACATGATATTGGTTTCAGGATTTAACGTCTATCCAAACGAAGTGGAAGCGGCATTGACAGAGCATCCGAAAGTACTTGAAGTCGCGGTGGTTGGTATTGCAGATGAGCACAGCGGCGAGGTACCCAAAGCGTTTGTGGTCAAAAAAGATTCGAGCCTAACGGTAGAAGAGTTACAAAGCTTCGCAAGCGAACGTTTAACAGGTTATAAACGCCCGCAGTCATACGAGTTTATCGATGAATTGCCCAAAACGGCGGTAGGAAAAATATTACGTAAGTCTTTACGTTAG
- a CDS encoding DUF962 domain-containing protein, with translation MMTTVSPTKQKFYDFYLAEHQNMACRRLHFAGSSFGLLGLAKSVKTASPKPLLKGIAAGYACAWVGHFFFEKNKPASFKFPLKSFASDFRMYSDVLRGRLSLKDRKFDKIGR, from the coding sequence ATGATGACAACCGTCAGTCCAACAAAGCAGAAATTTTATGACTTCTATTTAGCTGAACATCAAAACATGGCTTGCCGCCGCTTACATTTCGCTGGTAGTAGCTTTGGCTTATTGGGACTCGCAAAGTCGGTCAAAACCGCTTCGCCAAAACCATTACTTAAAGGCATCGCTGCTGGATATGCTTGCGCTTGGGTCGGTCATTTTTTCTTTGAAAAAAACAAACCTGCCTCGTTCAAATTCCCGCTAAAAAGCTTTGCTAGCGACTTTCGTATGTACAGTGATGTCCTACGCGGTAGACTCAGCTTAAAAGACCGTAAATTTGATAAAATCGGACGATAA
- the ppx gene encoding exopolyphosphatase, with the protein MPIDYLTNPPLADDEMMAAIDIGSNSFHLAIARLDHGEVRKVVSMSEKVQLAAGLDENNILSAAAAQRGLDCLSRFVARLDSVPPERIRVVATNALRQAKNANDFIARANKILPKPIEIIAGREEARLIYLGVSHTNASSDKRLVIDIGGGSTEFIIGQEFDPLLTESLQMGCVAFTQKYFADGQITKEALNNAISAARKEVLAIQGRYQKLGWSSVVGSSGTIKAVRNVLVSKGWADEQERITYKGVKKLEKLLLKIGNVDDIDLEGVKEHRKAVFPAGVAVLRAVMKVLGVDTITYSDGALREGVMYDMLGRFASEDVRDRSVLALIKRYSGDKKQAKQVVKTSRHLFEQVKSQLALTNDDCDLLRRAAFLHEIGLAISHSSYHKHSAYLLEYSDIPGFSQVDQKRMAQLMLNHRRKLKADMLEQTCTIGGNQLVYLCLLLRLAVLAHHSRSDYELPELQLQAMDDHCWQITVANSSEHYAFLLPDLHTEIEQFAKWGVTLSVVEG; encoded by the coding sequence ATGCCTATTGACTACCTTACAAATCCGCCGCTTGCTGATGATGAAATGATGGCAGCCATTGATATCGGTTCCAATAGTTTTCATCTGGCCATTGCGCGTCTTGACCATGGTGAGGTGCGAAAAGTCGTTTCTATGTCTGAAAAAGTCCAGCTCGCCGCAGGCTTGGATGAAAATAATATCTTAAGTGCGGCAGCTGCACAGCGAGGTCTTGACTGTTTGAGCCGATTTGTGGCGCGTTTGGATTCGGTACCACCCGAACGCATTCGCGTGGTTGCGACCAACGCTTTACGCCAAGCCAAAAATGCCAATGACTTTATTGCCCGTGCCAATAAAATATTGCCGAAACCTATTGAGATTATCGCGGGACGAGAAGAGGCGCGCTTGATTTATTTGGGCGTCTCACACACCAATGCCAGTAGTGACAAGCGTTTGGTCATCGATATTGGTGGCGGTTCGACAGAGTTTATCATTGGTCAAGAGTTCGATCCGCTATTGACCGAGAGTTTGCAGATGGGCTGTGTCGCCTTTACCCAGAAGTACTTTGCCGATGGTCAAATCACGAAAGAAGCCCTTAATAATGCGATATCAGCCGCTCGCAAAGAAGTGTTAGCGATTCAGGGTCGTTATCAAAAATTGGGTTGGAGTAGTGTGGTTGGCTCGAGTGGGACGATTAAAGCAGTACGTAATGTGCTGGTATCTAAGGGCTGGGCTGATGAGCAAGAGCGCATCACTTATAAAGGTGTCAAAAAGTTAGAGAAACTGTTGCTTAAAATTGGCAATGTCGATGACATCGATTTAGAAGGCGTTAAGGAACATCGCAAAGCCGTCTTCCCAGCAGGCGTTGCGGTACTGCGTGCAGTCATGAAAGTGCTGGGTGTCGATACCATTACTTACTCAGATGGTGCACTACGTGAAGGTGTGATGTACGACATGCTTGGACGCTTTGCTAGCGAAGATGTTCGTGACCGCAGTGTGCTGGCGCTGATTAAGCGTTATTCAGGGGACAAAAAACAAGCCAAACAAGTGGTGAAAACCAGTCGTCATTTATTTGAACAAGTGAAGAGTCAGCTTGCCCTTACCAATGATGATTGTGATTTACTCAGACGTGCGGCTTTCTTGCATGAGATAGGATTGGCCATCAGTCATAGTAGTTATCATAAGCACAGCGCGTATTTGCTTGAGTATTCTGATATTCCAGGATTCTCGCAAGTCGATCAAAAGCGCATGGCACAGCTGATGCTCAATCATCGTCGTAAGCTCAAGGCTGATATGTTAGAGCAGACCTGTACTATCGGTGGTAATCAGCTCGTTTATCTTTGCCTGTTGCTACGCTTAGCCGTACTGGCGCATCACAGCCGCAGCGATTATGAATTACCAGAATTACAGTTACAAGCCATGGATGATCATTGCTGGCAAATCACCGTTGCCAATAGCAGTGAGCACTACGCTTTCTTATTGCCCGATTTGCATACTGAGATTGAGCAGTTTGCCAAATGGGGCGTGACGCTGAGCGTGGTTGAGGGCTAG